One segment of Nostoc piscinale CENA21 DNA contains the following:
- the ldpA gene encoding circadian clock protein LdpA, with protein sequence MTDLFAPLHSLENGRWFKLICGASYQHLPAVRSLTLAYTLAGADCIDVAADPAVIAAAKAGLQVAKNLTKAAQERGFNYQDSSPLLMVSLNDGEDPHFRKAEFDAVYCPSDCSRPCERICPAQAIAFNRKPDNFSGVESQKCYGCGRCIPLCPYDIIYTRSYISTPEAIAPMVISTGVNAVEIHTQVGRLVEFQKLWQVISPWAEQLQVLAISCPDGDGMIDYLKAIYELITPRPRTLIWQTDGRPMSGDIGDGTTMAAVKLGQKVLAANLPGYVQLAGGTNSYTVAKLKAMGLLKRAGVKGCRGTGVKENSSPLSSPSDLSPSASIAGVAYGSYARVLLSPILEQLENKEVNYASVQGNVHLESEPDLLWEAVGLARSLVSQIKSQQER encoded by the coding sequence GTGACTGATTTGTTTGCCCCTTTACATTCCCTGGAAAACGGTCGCTGGTTTAAGCTCATTTGTGGAGCCAGCTACCAACATCTGCCAGCAGTCAGAAGTTTGACTTTAGCCTACACTTTGGCGGGCGCTGACTGTATAGATGTCGCTGCTGACCCGGCGGTGATAGCCGCAGCAAAAGCCGGACTGCAAGTAGCTAAAAACCTGACTAAAGCCGCACAAGAACGAGGCTTCAACTATCAGGATAGTTCGCCTTTGTTAATGGTGAGCTTAAACGATGGTGAAGACCCTCATTTTCGCAAAGCCGAGTTTGATGCCGTTTATTGTCCCTCTGACTGTTCTAGACCATGTGAGCGAATTTGTCCGGCACAGGCGATCGCATTTAACCGGAAACCAGATAATTTTTCTGGGGTAGAATCTCAGAAATGTTACGGTTGTGGTCGTTGCATACCATTATGTCCTTACGATATAATTTATACTAGATCATATATATCAACACCAGAGGCGATCGCGCCAATGGTGATTTCAACAGGAGTAAATGCCGTAGAAATTCATACACAAGTCGGCAGATTAGTAGAATTTCAAAAATTATGGCAAGTAATTTCACCTTGGGCTGAACAACTTCAGGTATTGGCTATCAGTTGTCCTGATGGCGACGGCATGATTGATTACTTAAAAGCAATTTATGAATTAATTACCCCACGTCCTCGCACCTTGATTTGGCAAACCGATGGTCGTCCAATGAGTGGTGATATTGGAGATGGTACCACTATGGCGGCAGTCAAATTAGGACAAAAAGTTTTGGCAGCGAACCTACCCGGATATGTGCAGTTAGCAGGTGGCACAAATAGCTACACCGTTGCTAAGTTAAAGGCAATGGGACTACTGAAGAGAGCAGGGGTGAAGGGGTGCAGGGGTACAGGGGTGAAAGAAAACTCTTCTCCCTTGTCTTCCCCCTCTGACTTGTCTCCCTCTGCCTCAATTGCAGGAGTCGCATACGGAAGCTATGCCCGTGTATTGCTGTCGCCAATTCTCGAACAGTTGGAGAATAAGGAGGTGAATTACGCCAGTGTCCAAGGGAATGTCCACCTGGAATCAGAACCGGACTTATTGTGGGAAGCTGTAGGGCTTGCCCGTTCTCTCGTTTCCCAGATCAAGTCACAGCAAGAGCGATAA
- a CDS encoding R3H domain-containing nucleic acid-binding protein, with the protein MTIKDDLQKLLDILPQDLRQVLENHPQRDSLVEVVLDLGRRPEARFPNQAEYLSETPVTQAQIDDCIQRVGTFGGDNRAGIEQTLHRISAIRNRNGKIIGLTCRVGRAVFGTIGMIRDLVETGKSILMLGRPGVGKTTALREIARVLADELNKRVVIIDTSNEIAGDGDVAHPAIGRARRMQVAHPELQHQVMIEAVENHMPEVIVIDEIGTELEALAARTIAERGVQLVGTAHGNQIENLIKNPTLSDLVGGIQAVTLGDDEARRRGSQKTVLERKAPPTFEIAVEMLERQRWVVHESVADTVDTLLRGRQPSPQTRTVDDNGKVVMTRQLSVVNGRGGHVASGEDTFSSGRQSGGWRASGQMVALPPLTLEREKTTGQSEFDRLLEESFNYSDTIDFAATKNAGPNGEDLPLHVYPYGVSRHQLEQVVSVLTLPVVLTKDIDSADAILALRSHVKNHAKLRQMAKARHVPIHMIKASTIPQITRGLRRLLNIDDPEIADDRELQLFLHSGSDDEIDALEEARLAVEQIVIPKGQPVELLPRSPQVRKMQHELVEHYRLKSHSFGEEPNRRLRIYPA; encoded by the coding sequence ATGACGATTAAAGACGATCTCCAAAAGTTATTAGACATCTTGCCCCAAGACTTGCGACAAGTACTAGAAAATCATCCTCAGCGAGATAGTTTAGTTGAAGTAGTCTTGGATTTGGGTCGTCGCCCAGAAGCTCGCTTTCCTAATCAAGCTGAGTATCTGAGTGAAACACCCGTAACTCAAGCACAAATTGATGATTGCATTCAGCGAGTCGGCACATTTGGCGGAGATAATCGAGCAGGAATTGAGCAAACTTTGCATCGGATCAGTGCTATCCGCAATCGGAATGGTAAGATAATTGGCTTAACCTGTCGTGTTGGTCGTGCGGTATTCGGTACTATCGGTATGATCCGCGATTTGGTAGAAACAGGTAAATCCATTCTCATGCTAGGTCGTCCAGGTGTGGGTAAAACTACTGCCCTGCGGGAAATTGCCCGTGTGTTGGCAGATGAGTTAAACAAACGAGTAGTAATTATCGACACCTCCAATGAAATTGCTGGAGATGGCGATGTTGCCCACCCTGCTATTGGTCGTGCGAGAAGGATGCAAGTAGCTCATCCAGAACTTCAGCATCAAGTCATGATTGAGGCAGTGGAAAACCACATGCCCGAAGTGATTGTGATTGATGAAATCGGCACAGAACTGGAAGCTTTAGCAGCGCGTACCATTGCCGAACGCGGTGTGCAGTTAGTAGGCACTGCTCATGGGAACCAAATTGAAAACCTGATCAAAAACCCCACACTTTCTGATTTGGTTGGTGGTATTCAGGCTGTGACACTGGGAGACGACGAAGCCAGGAGGCGCGGTTCGCAAAAAACGGTGTTAGAGCGTAAAGCTCCGCCTACCTTTGAAATTGCTGTAGAGATGTTAGAACGACAGCGTTGGGTAGTTCACGAAAGTGTTGCTGACACAGTAGATACTTTATTGCGTGGACGGCAACCCAGCCCACAAACCCGCACTGTGGATGACAACGGCAAAGTTGTCATGACTCGACAGCTATCGGTGGTGAATGGTCGTGGTGGTCATGTAGCGAGTGGGGAAGACACTTTCTCCTCTGGGCGACAGTCTGGTGGCTGGCGTGCATCGGGACAGATGGTGGCACTTCCGCCATTAACCCTAGAACGGGAAAAGACAACTGGGCAGAGTGAGTTTGACCGCTTGCTAGAAGAGTCCTTTAATTACTCCGACACCATTGATTTTGCCGCCACGAAGAATGCTGGCCCCAATGGGGAAGATTTGCCACTGCATGTTTATCCTTATGGGGTAAGTCGCCACCAATTAGAACAGGTAGTTAGTGTGCTGACTTTGCCTGTGGTCTTGACAAAAGATATCGACAGTGCTGATGCAATTTTGGCATTGCGATCGCATGTCAAAAACCACGCTAAATTACGGCAAATGGCCAAAGCCCGTCATGTGCCTATCCACATGATTAAAGCCAGCACCATTCCGCAAATTACCCGTGGACTGCGGCGCTTGTTGAACATCGACGACCCAGAAATTGCTGATGACCGCGAATTGCAACTTTTTCTGCACAGTGGCAGCGATGATGAAATTGATGCCCTAGAGGAAGCTAGACTTGCAGTCGAGCAAATTGTCATTCCCAAAGGACAACCAGTAGAGTTACTGCCCCGTTCTCCCCAAGTCCGCAAAATGCAGCATGAATTGGTAGAACATTATCGCCTCAAATCCCATAGTTTTGGCGAAGAACCTAATCGTCGCTTAAGGATTTATCCGGCGTAA
- a CDS encoding MOSC domain-containing protein — MPYLAKIVIYPMKSLDGVEVAQAEVLSSGALKGDREFAIFDPQGKFVNGKRHPKIHLLRADYPNPSGNQTISLKIPHQNSPLVFNLNTEREKLTATLSDFFGFSLTIAQNSLMGFPDDTDSPGPTVISTATLREVASWFPGVTVDEMRRRIRANIEIAGVPPFWEDNLFSEPDKLVAFRVGNVRFFGVNPCQRCVVPTRHPDSAAVYPNFQKIFIQKRQVTLPNSVNLSHFNHFYRLSVNTRLPTSESGKLLQIGDEIAIISDIN, encoded by the coding sequence ATGCCGTACCTAGCCAAAATCGTAATTTACCCAATGAAGTCACTCGATGGGGTAGAAGTGGCACAAGCCGAGGTTTTGTCTAGTGGCGCATTAAAAGGCGATCGCGAGTTCGCAATTTTTGATCCACAAGGTAAATTTGTCAATGGTAAGCGTCATCCCAAAATTCATTTACTGCGGGCGGATTATCCAAACCCATCTGGCAATCAAACGATCTCTCTGAAAATCCCTCACCAGAATTCACCATTGGTTTTTAATTTAAATACAGAGAGAGAAAAATTAACCGCCACTTTAAGTGATTTTTTTGGGTTTTCCCTTACCATCGCTCAAAATTCACTGATGGGTTTTCCTGATGATACAGATTCTCCTGGCCCAACGGTAATTAGTACAGCAACTTTAAGAGAAGTTGCTTCGTGGTTTCCTGGTGTCACTGTCGATGAAATGCGTCGTCGGATACGTGCCAACATTGAAATCGCAGGCGTGCCACCCTTTTGGGAAGATAATTTATTTAGTGAACCAGATAAATTGGTAGCTTTTCGAGTGGGAAATGTGCGATTTTTTGGAGTCAACCCATGCCAGCGTTGTGTGGTACCAACAAGGCATCCTGACTCAGCAGCAGTTTATCCAAATTTTCAAAAAATATTTATCCAAAAGCGACAAGTAACATTACCAAACTCTGTAAATTTATCACACTTTAATCATTTTTACCGCTTGAGTGTGAATACCAGATTACCAACATCAGAATCTGGAAAATTATTACAAATTGGTGATGAAATCGCAATAATTTCTGACATTAATTAA
- a CDS encoding GGDEF domain-containing response regulator, with amino-acid sequence MNHQQLDPDKKDILIIDDKADNLRVLSSLLARKGYNVRKALNWQMALTACQTVLPDLILLDIMMPEVDGYEVCRRFKSWDLTADIPVIFISALDDVFDKIKGFRLGGVDYITKPFEFEEVVVRVQNQLELRQARLEILRLNTELEQRVKSRTWELENALQKLQREIVSRQQLQDKLLDIVLHDALTGLPNRVLFLRQLGKALNLAREDKNYHFAILYLDCDRFKVVNDSLGHLVGDELLIAIARRLQSCLNPGDTLARLGGDEFGILLENISDINSAIQVAELMLQELSMTFKLSRYEVFMNASIGINWGCKDYEKPEYLLRDADTAMYRAKAQGKASYKVFDPAMYQEAIQLLEIENDLRRAIERGELIIYYQPIIALNTGQIAGFEALVRWQHPVRGLMAPTEFIPIAEETGLINDLDIWVLQSACQQLRIWQEHPDIPKNLTMSVNLSARLFTQAHLITQIDQIINDTKVNPKNLELEITESVIMENTHVVRSIIEEIKQRNIKLVMDDFGTGYSSLSYIHSLPLDSLKIDKSFITRMQFYQDNLGLVPTIISIAKSMNMTVIAEGVETQEQIVKLRSLNCDFAQGYLFSQALQPEAVIDFIASMPRW; translated from the coding sequence ATGAACCACCAGCAGTTAGACCCGGATAAAAAAGATATCTTAATAATTGACGACAAGGCAGATAACTTGAGAGTTTTATCCTCTCTACTGGCTAGAAAAGGATATAACGTCCGTAAAGCGTTAAACTGGCAAATGGCTTTAACTGCTTGTCAAACTGTTTTACCGGATCTAATTTTACTTGATATTATGATGCCGGAAGTTGACGGTTATGAAGTTTGTCGGCGGTTTAAGAGCTGGGATTTAACCGCAGATATTCCCGTAATCTTTATTAGTGCTTTAGATGATGTTTTCGATAAAATTAAAGGTTTTAGATTAGGAGGAGTAGATTATATTACTAAACCCTTTGAGTTTGAAGAAGTTGTAGTGCGCGTTCAAAATCAACTAGAACTGAGACAAGCAAGATTAGAAATATTAAGACTCAATACAGAACTAGAACAAAGAGTTAAATCTCGGACTTGGGAGTTAGAAAATGCTCTGCAAAAACTGCAAAGAGAAATTGTTTCTCGGCAACAACTGCAAGATAAATTACTGGATATAGTTCTACATGACGCACTTACAGGACTACCAAATCGAGTTTTGTTTTTAAGACAGTTAGGCAAAGCTCTTAACCTGGCTAGAGAAGATAAAAACTATCATTTTGCTATCCTATATTTAGATTGCGATCGCTTCAAAGTTGTCAATGATTCTCTCGGTCATCTTGTGGGAGATGAATTACTCATTGCGATCGCTCGTCGTCTGCAATCATGTCTGAATCCTGGTGATACCCTAGCAAGACTAGGTGGTGATGAATTTGGCATTCTTCTCGAAAATATTTCCGATATTAATTCTGCTATTCAAGTTGCCGAACTAATGTTACAAGAACTATCTATGACATTTAAATTGTCTAGATATGAAGTATTTATGAATGCTAGTATTGGAATTAATTGGGGTTGTAAAGATTATGAAAAACCAGAGTATTTGTTACGCGATGCTGACACCGCAATGTATCGTGCTAAAGCTCAAGGCAAAGCCAGTTATAAAGTCTTTGACCCCGCAATGTACCAAGAAGCAATTCAACTTTTAGAAATTGAAAACGATCTGCGGCGAGCTATTGAAAGAGGAGAACTGATTATTTACTATCAGCCAATTATTGCCTTAAATACTGGTCAGATTGCAGGATTTGAAGCATTAGTCCGTTGGCAACATCCTGTTCGTGGTTTAATGGCTCCCACAGAGTTTATCCCCATAGCAGAAGAAACAGGTTTAATTAACGACCTTGATATCTGGGTTTTACAATCAGCTTGTCAACAATTACGCATTTGGCAAGAGCATCCAGATATCCCTAAAAACTTAACGATGAGTGTCAACTTAAGTGCACGTCTTTTCACCCAAGCCCACTTAATTACTCAAATTGATCAAATCATTAATGACACCAAAGTTAATCCAAAAAATTTAGAATTAGAAATTACTGAAAGTGTCATTATGGAAAATACTCATGTTGTGAGAAGCATTATTGAAGAAATTAAGCAGCGCAACATCAAGTTAGTTATGGATGATTTTGGTACTGGTTATTCTTCTCTCAGTTATATTCATAGTTTGCCTTTAGATTCATTGAAAATTGATAAGTCCTTTATTACTAGAATGCAGTTTTATCAAGATAATCTGGGGCTAGTACCAACAATAATTAGTATTGCTAAATCTATGAATATGACTGTGATTGCTGAAGGCGTAGAAACCCAAGAACAAATAGTAAAATTAAGAAGTTTGAATTGTGACTTTGCTCAAGGCTATCTGTTTTCTCAAGCTTTACAACCAGAAGCAGTGATTGATTTTATCGCATCTATGCCCAGGTGGTAA
- a CDS encoding class I SAM-dependent methyltransferase produces the protein MNQISPSKDNWNALLYENKHAFVWQYGEDLLQWLNPKPGELILDLGCGTGQLAAKIAESGAEVMGIDSAATMIEKARQNYPSLRFEVADARDLQIDKLFDAVFSNATLHWIKEADAAIASTYQALKPGGRFVAEFGGKGNVESIVQALYMALEKTGFSRPQAFNPWYFPSISKYSNLLEKQGFEVTHAILFPRPTVLADGRAGIKNWLEMFARPFFTNLSAVEQAEVIRDVEDYLKPTLYKNHVWLADYRRIRILSIKV, from the coding sequence ATGAATCAGATTTCGCCATCCAAAGATAATTGGAATGCTTTGCTTTATGAAAATAAACACGCTTTTGTGTGGCAATATGGCGAAGATTTGCTGCAATGGCTGAACCCCAAACCAGGAGAGTTGATTTTAGATTTAGGTTGTGGAACTGGACAACTTGCTGCCAAAATTGCCGAGTCTGGCGCTGAAGTGATGGGAATTGATAGCGCCGCCACAATGATTGAAAAGGCGCGACAAAATTATCCTAGCTTACGGTTTGAAGTTGCTGATGCGCGTGACTTGCAAATAGACAAACTATTTGACGCTGTATTTTCTAATGCTACCTTGCATTGGATCAAAGAAGCAGATGCTGCGATCGCCTCCACATATCAAGCACTCAAACCAGGAGGACGTTTTGTAGCTGAATTTGGTGGTAAAGGTAACGTAGAATCCATAGTTCAAGCCTTGTATATGGCTTTGGAAAAAACTGGTTTTTCTCGCCCCCAAGCTTTCAATCCTTGGTATTTTCCTAGCATTAGTAAGTATAGTAACTTACTTGAAAAACAAGGTTTTGAAGTTACTCATGCTATCTTATTTCCCCGCCCCACTGTCTTAGCAGATGGGAGAGCAGGTATCAAAAACTGGCTGGAAATGTTTGCTCGTCCTTTTTTCACCAACCTGTCGGCGGTGGAACAAGCAGAAGTGATTCGTGATGTTGAAGACTACCTCAAGCCTACACTTTACAAAAATCATGTTTGGCTGGCAGACTATCGCAGAATTCGCATTCTCTCTATCAAAGTGTAG
- a CDS encoding LysR family transcriptional regulator: protein MELRHLRYFVTLAEELHFGKAAEKLHIAQPPLSQQIRQLEAELGFELFHRTKRHVQLTAAGEVFLREVQQILHQLQQAIQIGQQTSRGEVGKLVIGFVSSTAYNILPFILKNYRNCVPGVNLELHELTTDQQLNWLQEGRMDVGFIRPPIENNIFSWETIFQESLVVALPETHILAKQAQISVTSLANEGFILFPRKLAPGLYDLIISLCQQSGFSPNVVQEAIQMQTIVSIVAAEMGVAIVPASLQHLQRTGVVYKHIEEPTPKVTIAMIWRSSDASSTVQKFVDIVRHYSRG, encoded by the coding sequence ATGGAATTACGCCATCTGCGCTACTTTGTGACGTTGGCAGAAGAACTACACTTTGGCAAAGCTGCCGAAAAACTGCATATTGCCCAACCTCCCCTCAGTCAACAAATTCGCCAACTAGAGGCAGAATTGGGATTTGAACTGTTTCATCGCACAAAACGCCATGTGCAGTTAACAGCAGCAGGTGAAGTATTTTTGAGGGAAGTGCAGCAAATTCTTCACCAATTACAACAAGCAATTCAAATCGGACAACAAACCAGTCGTGGCGAAGTCGGAAAATTAGTGATTGGCTTTGTCAGTTCTACTGCGTATAATATCTTGCCATTCATACTCAAGAATTATCGCAACTGTGTTCCTGGAGTAAATCTAGAGTTACATGAATTAACTACAGATCAACAACTAAATTGGTTGCAGGAAGGACGGATGGATGTTGGTTTTATTCGTCCTCCTATTGAAAACAATATATTTAGCTGGGAAACGATTTTTCAAGAGTCGCTTGTGGTGGCGTTACCAGAGACCCATATCCTAGCGAAGCAAGCCCAAATTAGTGTGACATCCCTAGCTAATGAAGGGTTTATTTTATTTCCTCGAAAATTAGCACCCGGACTCTACGATTTGATTATCAGTCTTTGTCAGCAATCAGGTTTTAGTCCCAATGTCGTGCAAGAAGCTATTCAGATGCAAACCATTGTCAGTATCGTAGCAGCAGAAATGGGAGTGGCGATCGTCCCAGCATCATTACAACACTTGCAAAGAACAGGAGTAGTTTATAAACACATTGAAGAACCTACTCCAAAAGTAACAATTGCAATGATTTGGCGTAGCAGTGACGCATCTTCAACTGTGCAGAAATTTGTAGATATCGTCAGACACTATAGTAGGGGATAG